Proteins encoded within one genomic window of Bradyrhizobium sp. AZCC 1719:
- a CDS encoding NAD(P)H-dependent flavin oxidoreductase, giving the protein MPLPASLANSLELPVVGSPLFIVSGPELVIAQCKAGIVGSFPALNARPVEKLDEWLSRIENELGEYKALHPEKKVAPYAVNQICHSSNDRLMKDMETCVKHQVPVIITSLRPPIEIVEAAHSYGGVVFHDVINVKHARKAAEHGVDGLILVCAGAGGHAGTLSPFALLREVKQWFKGTVLLSGAISDGWGIASALALGADMAYMGTRFIATREANADPAYKAALIGHAAHDIVYSNLFTGVHGNYLGPSIVAAGLDPANLPQSDKSKMNFGSGGNTKAKAWRDIWGSGQGIGQIADTPPVAELVERLRCEFADASEDFLKRARA; this is encoded by the coding sequence ATGCCGTTGCCTGCTTCGCTTGCCAATTCGCTCGAACTGCCGGTGGTCGGGTCGCCGCTGTTCATCGTGTCCGGGCCCGAGCTCGTGATCGCCCAGTGCAAGGCCGGGATCGTCGGCTCGTTCCCGGCGCTGAACGCGCGACCGGTCGAAAAACTCGACGAGTGGCTGAGCCGAATCGAGAACGAGCTCGGCGAGTACAAGGCGCTGCATCCGGAAAAGAAGGTCGCGCCCTACGCGGTCAACCAGATCTGCCATTCGTCCAACGACCGGCTGATGAAGGACATGGAGACCTGCGTGAAGCACCAGGTTCCGGTCATCATCACCTCGCTGCGCCCGCCGATCGAAATCGTCGAGGCCGCGCATTCCTATGGCGGCGTCGTGTTCCACGACGTGATCAACGTCAAGCATGCGCGGAAAGCGGCCGAACATGGCGTCGACGGCCTGATCCTGGTCTGCGCCGGCGCCGGCGGCCATGCCGGCACGCTGTCGCCGTTCGCACTGCTGCGCGAGGTGAAGCAGTGGTTCAAGGGCACCGTGCTGCTGTCGGGCGCCATCTCGGATGGCTGGGGCATTGCGTCCGCGCTCGCGCTCGGCGCCGACATGGCCTACATGGGAACGCGCTTCATCGCGACGCGGGAGGCCAATGCCGATCCGGCCTACAAGGCCGCGCTGATCGGCCACGCCGCGCACGATATCGTCTATTCCAACCTGTTCACCGGCGTGCACGGCAACTATCTCGGCCCGTCGATCGTGGCCGCGGGCCTCGATCCCGCCAATCTGCCGCAAAGCGACAAGTCGAAGATGAATTTCGGCTCCGGCGGCAACACCAAGGCCAAGGCGTGGCGCGACATCTGGGGCTCCGGCCAAGGCATCGGCCAGATCGCCGACACGCCGCCGGTCGCAGAGTTGGTGGAGCGGCTCAGGTGCGAATTTGCCGACGCCAGCGAGGATTTTCTAAAACGAGCGCGTGCGTAA
- the gluQRS gene encoding tRNA glutamyl-Q(34) synthetase GluQRS translates to MPPVFRFAPSPNGYLHLGHAYSALVNFDLARERGGRFLLRIEDIDATRCRPEFEAAIYEDLAWLGISWETPVRRQSEHFARYREAVEKLAGLGLIYPSFESRAEIARLVAQREAGAPWPQDPDGAPLYPGVAKSLPPDRRQELISQGVPYALRLDMQQALARTKELAWQEEGAGPGGETGVVAARPEAWGDVILARKETPTSYHLSVVIDDALQGVTEVVRGRDLFWSTSVHLVLQQLLTIPQPLYRHHRLIEDASGLKLSKSTQATALRELRRQGATPADIRSLVGLPDDSCSTTAGC, encoded by the coding sequence ATGCCACCCGTTTTCCGATTTGCTCCGAGCCCGAACGGCTACCTCCATCTCGGCCACGCCTATTCGGCGCTCGTGAATTTTGACCTCGCGCGCGAGCGCGGTGGGCGGTTTCTGCTGCGGATCGAGGATATCGATGCGACGCGTTGCCGGCCGGAATTCGAGGCGGCGATCTATGAAGACCTCGCCTGGCTCGGGATTTCCTGGGAAACGCCGGTGCGGCGGCAATCGGAGCATTTTGCGCGCTATCGCGAAGCGGTCGAAAAACTGGCAGGCTTAGGCCTGATCTATCCGAGCTTCGAGAGCCGCGCGGAAATCGCCCGTCTGGTCGCGCAGCGCGAGGCCGGCGCGCCCTGGCCGCAGGATCCCGACGGGGCGCCGCTCTATCCGGGCGTCGCGAAATCGCTGCCGCCGGACCGGCGCCAAGAGTTGATCTCGCAAGGCGTGCCTTACGCGCTGCGGCTCGACATGCAGCAAGCGCTCGCGCGCACGAAGGAACTGGCCTGGCAGGAAGAGGGTGCAGGGCCCGGCGGCGAGACCGGCGTCGTCGCCGCGCGCCCTGAAGCGTGGGGCGACGTCATCCTGGCGCGCAAGGAGACGCCGACCAGCTATCATCTCTCGGTCGTGATCGACGATGCCCTGCAGGGCGTGACCGAGGTGGTACGGGGCAGGGACCTGTTCTGGTCGACGAGCGTCCACCTGGTGTTGCAACAGTTGCTCACTATCCCGCAACCGTTGTATCGGCATCACCGCCTCATTGAGGATGCGTCGGGACTCAAGCTGTCGAAATCGACGCAGGCTACGGCCTTGCGCGAATTGCGTAGGCAAGGTGCCACGCCTGCGGATATTCGCAGCCTCGTCGGTTTGCCCGACGATTCCTGTAGTACTACTGCGGGTTGTTGA
- a CDS encoding YihY/virulence factor BrkB family protein — protein sequence MKLIRYVYLVVMEAFYTFLADDGWAIASHIALSTLMALFPFLIVLTSLAGFFGSKELADGAVGLLLQTWPQQVADALSGEIHDVLTTTRGDILTVGAVLAVYFASNGVEALRVALNRAYSVVEPRAWYWLRLESIGYTLVAAVTSLLMAFLIVLGPLILETARRHIPFFVESNESLLTFARYGITITAMTVALFVLHAWLPCGRRSFLQILPGIVFTMVGSLISGVVFGQYLARFASNYVTMYAGLASVIIALVFLYFISAIFVFGGELNAAIMKSQLPKGMSLHAAQSPGRAGSQA from the coding sequence GTGAAGCTCATTCGCTACGTCTACCTCGTCGTCATGGAGGCGTTTTATACGTTCCTCGCCGATGACGGCTGGGCAATCGCGAGCCACATCGCGCTGTCGACGTTGATGGCGCTATTTCCGTTCCTGATCGTGCTGACGTCGCTGGCTGGCTTTTTCGGCTCCAAGGAACTTGCCGATGGAGCCGTGGGACTGTTGCTGCAAACCTGGCCACAACAGGTCGCCGACGCGCTGTCAGGCGAAATCCACGACGTACTGACGACCACGCGCGGCGACATCCTGACCGTCGGCGCGGTGCTGGCGGTATATTTCGCCTCCAACGGCGTCGAAGCGCTGCGGGTCGCGCTGAATCGCGCCTATTCGGTGGTTGAGCCGCGGGCGTGGTACTGGCTGCGGCTGGAATCGATCGGCTATACGCTGGTCGCCGCCGTCACGTCGCTCTTGATGGCGTTCCTGATCGTGCTCGGTCCGCTGATCCTGGAGACGGCGCGCCGCCACATTCCGTTCTTCGTCGAGTCCAACGAAAGCCTTCTCACCTTCGCCCGCTACGGCATCACGATCACGGCGATGACAGTGGCGCTGTTTGTGCTGCATGCTTGGCTGCCCTGCGGCCGGCGGAGTTTTCTGCAGATCCTTCCGGGCATCGTCTTTACGATGGTGGGATCGTTGATCTCGGGCGTCGTGTTCGGCCAGTATCTGGCGCGCTTCGCCAGCAACTATGTGACGATGTATGCGGGGCTTGCCTCGGTCATCATCGCGCTGGTGTTTCTGTATTTCATTTCGGCGATTTTCGTCTTCGGCGGCGAACTGAACGCTGCCATCATGAAGTCGCAACTGCCGAAGGGGATGTCGCTGCATGCAGCGCAGTCGCCAGGGCGCGCGGGCTCACAGGCTTGA
- a CDS encoding twin transmembrane helix small protein, translating into MTSFLSSIVLPIAVAAVAIVLLLGLVNMMRGGSPNRSQNLMRLRVLLQFIAIVITMVVVWALGR; encoded by the coding sequence ATGACATCCTTTTTGAGTTCGATCGTCCTCCCCATCGCGGTTGCGGCCGTGGCTATCGTACTGTTGCTCGGCCTCGTCAACATGATGCGGGGTGGGTCGCCGAACCGCTCGCAGAACCTGATGCGGCTTCGGGTGCTGCTGCAGTTCATCGCGATCGTCATCACCATGGTCGTGGTGTGGGCGTTGGGTAGATAA
- a CDS encoding ATP-binding protein, which translates to MAAKRRSPGTTGTIKKRRAKKRVPGAAVKKRGTRKSAIAAPGMVEAALAAFAHEVRTPLTGILAISNLLATSDLDERERRWVDTIKAGAEHLASLATLFVDAARSGGPGLEVRQDYFDLHTLARNAGDSLTGRAAAKGLQSSVDISEKLPGFAIGDPVRLRAALENLIDNAVKFTEQGSVGLQVTPVRGPKGKVAVSFAISDSGIGLALNEIKRLFRPFSQANVSIASRFGGAGLGLSSVKQLARAMGGDIIVTQRRGGGTTFTLNVVMSPAKDAVTAASGADGEVSISSPRPLRLLSVEDNPFGRVVLNTILTELGHQTDFIGQGEAAPERLAQGAFDAVLMDMVLPGIDGVEAIRRIRALEPPLGSIPIIGISGRSEDEAASRAAGAEIFLVKPVSPRALATALHAATSPSAVATS; encoded by the coding sequence ATGGCGGCAAAGCGGCGCTCACCAGGCACCACGGGAACAATCAAGAAGCGGCGAGCGAAAAAGCGCGTACCCGGCGCCGCGGTCAAAAAACGCGGCACGCGCAAGTCCGCCATCGCTGCGCCCGGCATGGTCGAGGCCGCGCTGGCGGCCTTTGCGCACGAGGTCCGCACGCCGCTAACCGGCATTCTCGCGATCAGCAATCTGCTCGCGACCTCGGACCTCGACGAACGCGAACGGCGCTGGGTCGATACCATCAAGGCGGGCGCGGAACATCTGGCGAGCCTCGCGACCCTGTTCGTCGACGCCGCGCGCAGCGGCGGCCCCGGGCTCGAGGTGCGGCAGGACTACTTCGACCTGCATACGCTCGCTCGCAATGCCGGCGATTCGCTGACCGGGCGCGCCGCGGCCAAGGGCCTGCAGTCGTCCGTCGATATTTCCGAAAAGCTTCCAGGGTTTGCGATCGGCGATCCCGTCCGCCTGCGCGCCGCGCTGGAGAACCTGATCGACAATGCGGTAAAATTCACTGAACAGGGCAGCGTTGGGCTGCAGGTCACGCCTGTGCGGGGTCCGAAGGGCAAGGTCGCCGTTTCATTCGCGATCTCCGACAGCGGGATCGGCCTTGCGCTGAACGAAATCAAGCGCCTGTTTCGGCCGTTCTCGCAGGCCAATGTCTCCATCGCATCGCGCTTCGGCGGCGCCGGTCTTGGATTGTCGTCGGTCAAGCAACTGGCGCGTGCCATGGGCGGCGACATCATCGTGACGCAACGCCGCGGCGGCGGCACCACCTTTACCCTTAACGTCGTAATGTCGCCCGCAAAGGACGCCGTGACGGCGGCGTCCGGTGCCGATGGCGAGGTATCGATCAGTTCGCCTCGGCCGTTGCGCCTGCTCAGCGTCGAAGACAACCCGTTCGGCCGCGTCGTGCTGAACACGATCCTGACCGAACTCGGTCATCAGACCGACTTCATCGGCCAGGGCGAGGCGGCGCCCGAGCGGCTCGCGCAAGGCGCATTCGATGCGGTATTGATGGACATGGTCCTGCCGGGAATCGACGGCGTCGAGGCGATCAGGCGCATTCGCGCGCTGGAGCCGCCGCTCGGGAGCATTCCGATCATCGGCATATCTGGCCGCAGCGAAGACGAGGCGGCGTCGCGCGCCGCCGGGGCCGAGATATTTCTGGTCAAGCCTGTGAGCCCGCGCGCCCTGGCGACTGCGCTGCATGCAGCGACATCCCCTTCGGCAGTTGCGACTTCATGA
- a CDS encoding LysR family transcriptional regulator translates to MDWDLCKTFVAVAETRSFAAAARRLRSSHPTVGRKIAELEGQLGIPLFARSNEGLSLTSHGQKFREHVDAMAAAALRAEAAVSATGAQARGVVKLSIGATLASHWLMPRLGPFLRQHDHIQLEIITHPYPASVRRREADVVLRPVDSGEENLIGRKIGRLGTGFYASRDYAARRRLPERRDEWKGHSVIGFADRLSNERLARWSDAITRQGSMVMRCSSQGDMLAAARAGLGISTLSCFVAAAYPELVRVAPQKLVSVADLWLLAHPDLVDLPAVRAVIDFVTASAREDRVRLRG, encoded by the coding sequence ATGGACTGGGACCTGTGCAAGACCTTCGTCGCGGTGGCCGAGACCCGCAGCTTCGCGGCGGCCGCGCGCCGCTTGCGCTCCAGTCATCCGACGGTTGGGCGCAAGATTGCCGAACTGGAAGGTCAGCTCGGCATTCCCCTGTTCGCCCGGTCCAACGAAGGGCTTTCGCTGACGTCGCACGGGCAGAAATTTCGCGAGCATGTCGATGCGATGGCCGCGGCGGCGTTGCGCGCCGAAGCCGCGGTATCGGCGACCGGTGCGCAGGCGCGCGGCGTGGTCAAGCTGTCGATCGGCGCCACGCTCGCCTCGCACTGGCTGATGCCGCGGCTCGGGCCGTTCCTGCGCCAGCACGACCATATCCAGCTCGAGATCATCACGCATCCCTATCCGGCGAGCGTCCGCCGCCGCGAGGCCGATGTCGTGCTGCGCCCCGTCGATAGCGGCGAGGAGAATTTGATCGGCCGCAAGATCGGCCGGCTCGGCACCGGCTTTTACGCCTCACGCGATTATGCCGCGCGGCGGCGCCTGCCCGAGCGGCGCGACGAATGGAAGGGCCACAGCGTCATCGGCTTCGCCGACCGGTTGTCGAACGAGCGGCTGGCGCGCTGGAGCGATGCGATCACGCGGCAGGGCTCGATGGTGATGCGCTGCTCCTCGCAAGGCGACATGCTCGCCGCCGCACGCGCCGGTCTCGGAATTTCGACGCTGTCCTGTTTCGTCGCCGCCGCCTATCCGGAACTCGTCCGCGTCGCCCCGCAAAAACTCGTCAGCGTGGCCGATCTCTGGCTGCTGGCCCATCCCGATCTTGTCGATCTCCCCGCCGTGCGCGCCGTGATCGATTTCGTCACGGCTTCCGCGCGGGAGGATCGGGTGAGGTTGCGGGGATGA
- a CDS encoding DNA-3-methyladenine glycosylase family protein: protein MTIHLNSQSDLEDAVHALVKQDPRLKPIFELTGMPALRQRAPGFAGLAAIVCGQQLSTASAGAIWARLTAAFDPFDHEVIRKTRADRLGRLGLSAAKIKTLKNIARELASERLNLEVLAEEDADAAHHTLTALPGIGPWTADIYLLFCLGHGDAWPAGDLAVQEAVKIGLGLKERPTAKQMAPLAEPWRPLRGAAAHLWWSYYRLLKKREGVLPDKLIPATSPDPPARKP, encoded by the coding sequence ATGACCATCCACCTCAACAGCCAGTCCGATCTCGAAGACGCCGTCCATGCGTTGGTCAAGCAAGACCCGAGGCTCAAACCGATTTTTGAGCTCACGGGTATGCCGGCGCTGCGGCAGCGCGCGCCGGGGTTCGCGGGGTTAGCTGCAATCGTCTGCGGCCAGCAATTGTCTACCGCGAGTGCCGGCGCGATCTGGGCGCGGCTGACGGCCGCGTTCGATCCGTTCGATCACGAGGTGATCCGCAAGACCCGCGCCGACCGCCTCGGCCGGCTCGGGCTTTCGGCCGCCAAGATCAAGACGCTGAAGAACATCGCGCGCGAACTGGCCTCCGAGCGGCTCAATCTCGAGGTGCTGGCGGAAGAGGATGCGGATGCCGCCCACCACACGCTGACCGCGCTGCCCGGCATCGGCCCCTGGACGGCCGACATCTATTTGCTGTTCTGCCTCGGCCATGGCGACGCCTGGCCGGCCGGCGATCTCGCGGTGCAGGAGGCGGTCAAGATCGGGCTCGGCCTGAAGGAGCGGCCGACTGCCAAGCAGATGGCGCCGCTGGCGGAACCCTGGCGTCCCCTGCGCGGCGCGGCGGCGCATCTGTGGTGGAGCTATTATCGCCTGCTGAAGAAACGCGAGGGCGTGCTTCCTGACAAACTCATCCCCGCAACCTCACCCGATCCTCCCGCGCGGAAGCCGTGA